ATGCCGACCAGCGATTTCGAGTTGCCCAAGGTGACGACGGTTTCTTTCATCATGGAAGGGCCTCGCTGGCCCAGGCCACAATGGCCTGCAAAACCTGTTGCGGCACCAGGGCTTTGTCCGGGTCTTCGGCCCAAATTCGGGGGCCGGGAATGTGTTGATAGTTCACCTGGCAGCCCAGGCCCCTCAGGTGTTGGCCGAGTTGCTCAGCCGCCGGGTCTTCACTGTTTTCGATCAGCAGAACATGGCTGGCCGGTTTCTGGCGCACTGTCAGCAAGTCCAGCTTTTCCAGATCGGCCCATATGGTTTCGGTGAGCGGGAAACCCAGCAATTCAGAAGGCCGGTGGCCGTTGGCGTGTTGCTCGGGCTGGGCGAAGTAGCGCCACAATGTGTCGCGATGCTGGACGGCCAGTTCGTCAACATAGGTTCGCCCGTTGATGGCCGCTTCCCACAAGACGAGGCCGTCCAGGTCGTTGCGCCGGGCGGCGGCCAGCAGGGCCAGCGCCGCGCCGAGGCGAAGGCCTATTAAACAGAGGCGGTCGGCCCCGGATCGTTTTTTGAGTTCGGCGCCGGCGGCGGCAATATCCGCCAGCCATTGAGTCAGGTGGCCTTGATCATCGTCGCCGTTCGAGTCGCCGCAACCGTAATAATCAAAACGCAGAACGGGGAAGCCGGCCCTTGAGAGCCGGAGGGCCAACTGGCGGAAGGCGCGATGCGAGCGAATGTATTCCTGGCCGGCGGGGGCGCACAGGAGAATGCCGCAATCGCGATCCTGGCCGGGCGCAGACTCGTGGTAGTTGCCAAAGAGGGCTTTGCCGGGCGGGCCAAAAAAGAAGGGTACGCTGTCGCGCTCAGGCGCGTTAGAGGTCATTGGTTTTGTCTCCATGAATCAGGGCGCGAGCCGCAAGCCGGCGTCTTCTAAAATCTCGTTGTCACTCAAAAGGGTGATGTTCAAGCCATAGTGAGCGTCGAAGGGTTCGACAAAAACGATGTTGGCTAGCAGGCCAGACAGGGCAGTGCCGGGGTGGCCGACGACATCGTCGAGCCGCCCGTTGTGCGGCTCATTGCCTTTGGCAAAAAAGTTGATCAACTCGCCGCCAATGTGAATGTTGCCAAGTTTATCAAACCGGGGTTGCAGGACGGCCAGCGCCCCGTTTGCGTCTACGACGACAATATCTCGCGAGTCAGCCAGGGCGACGACGGCGGCATTCACTTCGGCAATTGCCCCGGCGGCGCGCTGCCGCCCGGCCTGATTGGGGAAGGTGAGGATCGTGTCCGGGGTTATACTGATGTCGGGAATGGTGACGACGACCATTCGCACCGGCCCGGCGGCCAACACCGTGTCAACGGCAAGGGTGATGTCGGCAATCATGCCCTCAACCTTCGCCTGCAGAGCGTCGTCGCTCAGCGCGCCGTCGTAAATCTCCTTGTAAGTGCCGTTCCAGATTGCGAAATCATTCGCGCCGACCCACATCAAAACGTGCGAGACTTCGCCATTCGCCACCTGCCGGGCCAGGCCCAAATGCTGGCCCGACTCGATCAGGCTGTGGGCTGTGGCGCTGGCGCGCGCCCAGTTGTATTCGTAGCCGGCGCGGCGCGGTTCGTCGCGCGCGCCCCACTCGCCAAAATTCAAGCCGCGCCGCAGGACTAACTGCTCCATCCAGTTGAGGGTGGTGGCCGTGTACGGCTCGCCGCGATTGTTGTCGGCCCGATATTCGTCGGAGAGGCTGTCGCCCATGACGCCAAAGCCGGCGACGGGTTCGGCGGTGGAAGCCGCCGTGAACGTGGCAGGCGTGGGAGTTGGCGCGGCTTCGCCGCCGAAAGGCGTAAGCAACCACTGGCGAACTCGAATGACCCCCAGAACTGCCAGGGCCAGGCCGGCCAGAGCAATAATGAAAAAACGCCGTCTTGAATGATTAGCTTGCACTGTCTGGCCCCTATTGTGTTTGTGGCAACGCCTGCCGGTGCTCGTCGTACATGGCCGCCAATTGCCCAAGTGTTTGCAAACGGATATAAGCCAGATTCAATTTGACTCCCGTTTCCTTTTGCAAGCGGGTCATCACCTCAACCGACAGCAATGAGTGCCCGCCCAGGTCGAAGAAGTTGTCGTACACGCTCACTTGATCCACTTTCAACGCTTCCTGCCAGACTTTGGCTACAAGCGACTCGGTCGGGGTGAGCACTTGAGTCGAGCCGACTGAGGCGGCGGGCCGCTCCCGCTCCGGCGCAGGCAGAGCCTTGCGATCCACTTTGCCGTTGGGCGTGAGGGGCAAGGCAGTGAGAGTCACAAACGCCGAAGGCACCATGTAATCGGGCAGTTGCTCGCGCAGGTAGCGGCGAAGTTCGCGGGCGGCGGGTTTTTGCTCCGAGGCGGGAACCACGTAGGCCACCAGCCGCTTGTCGCCGGGCGCGTCTTCGCGGACGACGACGACGTTTTCTTTGACCGCCGGGTGCCCGGCCAGCACGGCTTCGATCTCGCCCAACTCGATGCGGAAGCCGCGCACTTTGACTTGATGATCAATGCGGCCAAGAATTTCAATGTTGCCGTCCGGGAGATAACGAGCTAAGTCTCCGGTTCGGTAGAGGCGCTCGCCCGGCCTGTCGCTAAAGGGGTGTGAGACAAATCGTTCGGCGGTCAAGTCGGGGCGGTTGAGGTAACCCTGGGCCAGGCCGTCGCCGCCGATATACAACTCACCGGATATGCCAACAGGAACCGGCTGGCGATTCTGATCCAGCACGTAAATGGTGGTGTTGGCGATTGGGCGGCCAACCGGAATGGGGCCGTTTGCCTCTTTGACCTGATAAAGCGTAGACCAGATGGTGGTTTCGGTAGGGCCGTAAACATTCCACAACTCAACGCCCTGCCCCAGCAATTTCTGAGCCAGGTCGCGTGGCAGAATCTCGCCGCCGCACAACGCCTTGAGTCTGCTGCCATCCTGCCAGCCGGCATCCAGGAGCAAGCGCCAGGTGACGGGCGTCGCCTGCATGACTGTCGCGCCCGAAGAGGTCAGGGTTTCAAGCAACTGCGCGCCGTCAGAGGCGGCCTCGCGACTGACGATAACCACCCGCGCGCCTGTGATCAGCGGCAGGAACAGTTCCAGGCCGGCGATGTCGAACGACAGGGTGGTGACGGCAAGCAGGATGTCGTCTTGTGTCAGCCCCGGCTGGCGGCGCATTGAATGCAGAAAGTTGGCAAGAGACTGATGCCGAATTTGAACGCCTTTGGGCTTGCCGGTTGAGCCGGAGGTGTAGATGACGTAGGCCAGGTGGTCGGGAGAGATTAGAGATTGGACGCTCCGCGTGGTTATTGGAGATTGGGCGATGGCGGGCCAATCGGCATCCAGGCAAACCACTTGCACTTGATGATCGGCAAAGATTTCGACCAACGCTTGTTGCGTCACCAGCACCGACGCCTGGCTGTCGGCCAGCATGAAGGCCAGCCGCTCTTTGGGGTAAGCCGGGTCCAGCGGCACGTACGCGCCCCCGGCTTTGAGAACGCCGAGCAAACCAATCATCATGTCCAAAGAGCGTTCGACACAGATACCGACTAAAACCCCCGGCTTCACGCCCAGTCCGCTCAAGTGTCCGGCCAGTTGATTCGCCCGCTCGTTCAACTCGCGGTACGTCAACGACCGATCTTCAAAAACGACGGCGACAGAGTCGGGAGTCCGCTCAACCTGAGATTCAAAGAGCTGATGAACACAGAGGTCTTTCAGGTAATCGGCGGCGGTATCGTTCCACGCCGCCAGTAGTTGATGCCGTTCGGATTCAGCCAACAGCGGCAAGTCTGAGAGAGGCCGGTCAGGATCGGCGGCGATTCCTTCCAGCAACGTTCGGAAGTGGCCGGCCAGCCGGGCAATCGTCGGCGCGTCGAACAAATCGGTGTTGTACTTGATCACGCCCAACAAGGCAGTGTCCGTCTCCGCCGTATCCACGGCCAGGTCAAACTGGCCTTCTTCCTGATGCATGATAAACGGCAACAACTCAAGCCCGCCGATCGTCGTTGAAGTTTCCTTGCCATGGGGAGTCAGGAGATCGGCGGCCAGGCCCAGCCGGGCTACTTTCTGCAAGTTGAACATCACTTCAAAGACAGGCGAGCGGCTGGGGTCGCGCTTGACGTGAAGTTGCTCGACGAGGAGCGGAAACGGATAGTCTTGATGCGCCAGCGCCTCCAACACGGTTTGCCGCATCTGACCCAGGAAGGCTCTGAAGGTGGGGTTGCCGGTGAAATCGGCGCGCAAAGCCACTGGATTGACGAAGTAACCGACGACACGTTGAAACTCCGTCCGGCTCCG
This window of the Chloroflexota bacterium genome carries:
- a CDS encoding amino acid adenylation domain-containing protein — protein: MSDASQSIAALSPQEKRELLKQLLQEKANKARAASPLSYGQRALWFVYQLAPESAAYNVSFAVRIRSKVDVPALGRAFQALVARHASLQAVYTVLDDETVQEIHGQREIALEAIDVSGCSKDELSEQVVAHYRRPFDLEQGPVVRLNLFVRSETDHVLLMAVHHISVDGWSIGILLDEVYAFYLAELTGVPPSLPPVAVQYTDFVRWQEELLAGPDGERLRNYWLQKLAGELPVLNLPTDRPRPTVQTYRGTSCEFNLNEALVQPLKALAKAERTTLYTVILAAFHALLHRYTGQNDIVIGSPTVGRSRTEFQRVVGYFVNPVALRADFTGNPTFRAFLGQMRQTVLEALAHQDYPFPLLVEQLHVKRDPSRSPVFEVMFNLQKVARLGLAADLLTPHGKETSTTIGGLELLPFIMHQEEGQFDLAVDTAETDTALLGVIKYNTDLFDAPTIARLAGHFRTLLEGIAADPDRPLSDLPLLAESERHQLLAAWNDTAADYLKDLCVHQLFESQVERTPDSVAVVFEDRSLTYRELNERANQLAGHLSGLGVKPGVLVGICVERSLDMMIGLLGVLKAGGAYVPLDPAYPKERLAFMLADSQASVLVTQQALVEIFADHQVQVVCLDADWPAIAQSPITTRSVQSLISPDHLAYVIYTSGSTGKPKGVQIRHQSLANFLHSMRRQPGLTQDDILLAVTTLSFDIAGLELFLPLITGARVVIVSREAASDGAQLLETLTSSGATVMQATPVTWRLLLDAGWQDGSRLKALCGGEILPRDLAQKLLGQGVELWNVYGPTETTIWSTLYQVKEANGPIPVGRPIANTTIYVLDQNRQPVPVGISGELYIGGDGLAQGYLNRPDLTAERFVSHPFSDRPGERLYRTGDLARYLPDGNIEILGRIDHQVKVRGFRIELGEIEAVLAGHPAVKENVVVVREDAPGDKRLVAYVVPASEQKPAARELRRYLREQLPDYMVPSAFVTLTALPLTPNGKVDRKALPAPERERPAASVGSTQVLTPTESLVAKVWQEALKVDQVSVYDNFFDLGGHSLLSVEVMTRLQKETGVKLNLAYIRLQTLGQLAAMYDEHRQALPQTQ
- a CDS encoding alpha/beta fold hydrolase, whose amino-acid sequence is MTSNAPERDSVPFFFGPPGKALFGNYHESAPGQDRDCGILLCAPAGQEYIRSHRAFRQLALRLSRAGFPVLRFDYYGCGDSNGDDDQGHLTQWLADIAAAGAELKKRSGADRLCLIGLRLGAALALLAAARRNDLDGLVLWEAAINGRTYVDELAVQHRDTLWRYFAQPEQHANGHRPSELLGFPLTETIWADLEKLDLLTVRQKPASHVLLIENSEDPAAEQLGQHLRGLGCQVNYQHIPGPRIWAEDPDKALVPQQVLQAIVAWASEALP